The following are encoded together in the Kribbella sp. CA-293567 genome:
- a CDS encoding NEW3 domain-containing protein, whose translation MKKLLLLLAFTATLLVPQLPAAAAGPVEVTISEVDLAGPVIASVDVTVTNRSAAKLSKLAVTFAGPVGWTVSPETRVVKEALKPGSSVTVAFQIRVPEQRPGFTLRTFTATARYSGGEAAGTRTQRSGTPLPNLAAAFNNVAVSNESDPAKGDFDGDGNSFSAQRLAEKGVTPGSTVTALGATFNWPGPVGSKDNAVATGQTFAYSGQGSKLVLLGSGAGQAAVGLVKVWYSDGTSTSGSIGFPNWSFQDAGAHGATLAISTTGRNTPAGYANAEYQYRVFANSLPLDPAKTVELVTLPANGGLHVFGVGIG comes from the coding sequence ATGAAGAAACTCCTACTCCTGCTGGCGTTCACGGCCACCCTGCTCGTCCCACAGCTCCCGGCCGCGGCGGCCGGGCCGGTCGAGGTGACCATCTCGGAGGTCGACCTCGCCGGTCCGGTGATCGCATCGGTCGACGTCACGGTCACGAACAGGTCGGCGGCCAAGCTGTCGAAGCTCGCGGTGACCTTCGCCGGCCCGGTCGGCTGGACGGTCTCCCCGGAGACCCGAGTGGTCAAGGAGGCCTTGAAACCAGGCAGCTCCGTCACCGTCGCCTTCCAGATCCGGGTGCCCGAGCAACGACCCGGCTTCACTCTCCGCACCTTCACCGCCACGGCCAGGTACTCCGGTGGTGAAGCGGCCGGCACCCGCACCCAGAGATCCGGTACGCCGTTGCCGAACCTGGCCGCCGCCTTCAACAACGTGGCCGTGAGCAACGAGTCCGATCCCGCCAAGGGCGATTTCGATGGCGACGGCAACAGCTTCTCCGCTCAGCGCCTCGCGGAGAAGGGCGTCACACCGGGCAGCACGGTGACCGCGCTCGGTGCCACCTTCAACTGGCCCGGCCCGGTCGGCAGCAAGGACAACGCGGTCGCCACCGGACAGACCTTCGCGTACTCCGGTCAGGGGTCGAAGCTGGTCCTGCTCGGCTCGGGAGCAGGTCAGGCCGCCGTAGGCCTGGTGAAGGTCTGGTACTCCGACGGCACCTCCACCAGCGGATCGATCGGCTTCCCCAACTGGTCGTTCCAGGACGCCGGCGCCCACGGCGCGACCCTGGCGATCTCGACCACCGGGCGGAACACCCCGGCCGGGTACGCGAACGCGGAGTACCAGTACCGCGTGTTCGCGAACTCCCTGCCGCTGGATCCGGCCAAGACCGTCGAGCTGGTCACCCTGCCGGCCAACGGTGGCCTGCACGTGTTCGGTGTCGGCATCGGCTGA